In a genomic window of Suricata suricatta isolate VVHF042 chromosome 12, meerkat_22Aug2017_6uvM2_HiC, whole genome shotgun sequence:
- the LOC115275137 gene encoding olfactory receptor 7A10-like: MSYMEGRNQTRVTQFILLGLSDQGELQSLLFWLFLSMYLVTFTGNLLIILAIITDSRLHTPMYFFLSSLSFSDICFTSTTVPKMLWNIQMQSRVITYDGCLSQMYFYMLFGGLDNFLLTVMAYDRFEAICHPLHYLVTMNPKFCGILLLGSWVLSIFDSLLHDLMILQLSFCTELEILHFFCELNQVIQLACSDTFLNDLAMYLASGLLGVVPLTGILSSYSRIVSSILRISSARGKYKAFSTCGSHLLVVFLFYGTCLGVYLSSAASHNSRASAIASVMYMVVTPMLNPFIYGLRSRDIKQALRKLFSRETFSAYMILCFKIKI; encoded by the coding sequence ATGAGTTACatggaaggaagaaaccaaaccCGTGTTACACAGTTTATCCTCCTGGGACTCTCAGACCAGGGGGAGCTGCAGTCACTGCTCTTTTGGCTGTTCCTGTCCATGTACCTGGTCACCTTCACTGGgaacctgctcatcatcctggccatTATCACAGACTCCCgcctccacacacccatgtacttcttcctctccagcctGTCCTTTTCagacatctgcttcacctccaccaccGTCCCCAAGATGCTGTGGAACATCCAGATGCAGAGCAGAGTGATCACCTATGATGGCTGCCTCAGCCAGATGTACTTTTACATGCTTTTTGGAGGATTAGACAACTTCCTGTTgacagtgatggcctatgaccggttTGAGGCCATCTGTCACCCCCTGCACTACCTGGTCACCATGAACCCCAAGTTCTGTGGCATCCTACTCCTGGGATCCTGGGTATTGAGTATTTTTGACTCTCTATTACATGATTTAATGATTTTGCAACTCTCATTTTGCACAGAGTTGGAAATCCTGcactttttctgtgaactcaATCAGGTGATCCAACTTGCTTGCTCTGATACCTTCCTCAATGACCTGGCCATGTACCTGGCAAGTGGACTTCTGGGTGTTGTTCCACTCACTGGCATCCTCTCTTCTTACTCTAGAATTGTATCTTCCATATTGAGAATCTCGTCAGCGAGGGGcaagtataaagcattttccacatGTGGGTCTCATCTGTTGGTGGTCTTTTTGTTCTATGGTACATGCCTTGGGGTGTATCTTAGTTCTGCTGCTTCACATAACTCCAGGGCAAGTGCCATAGCCTCAGTGATGTACATGGTGGTGACGCCCATGCTGAACCCTTTCATCTATGGTCTGCGGAGCAGAGACATCAAGCAAGCCCTGAGAAAGCTCTTTAGCAGAGAGACATTCTCTGCCTATATGATTCTTTGtttcaagataaaaatatga